TGGGGCAGCGACGCGAACAACGTGATCATGCAGGGCGTCTCGGGCACGACCGTGCGCCACAACGGCACGAGCTGGAGCCTGGAGAGCTCGGGCTTCTACGCGTCGATCACCGCCGCCGCCGCGCTCGGTCCGAAGAACATCGTGGCGGCGACTACGGTCGGGTCCGGGCAGCAGATGCAGCCCTACCTCGTGCGCTACAACGGCTCGTACTGGCAGCTCGAGAGCATGGGGCTCTCCCTGCCCGCGACGCAGATCACCCGGCTCTGGCACGAGCCCGTCTCTGGGCGCCTCTTCGCGCTCGCGCAGATGAATCTCGACCCGCCCACGCAGCGCTTCCTCGTGCACAACGGGTCGGCCTGGACGGAGGTCACCGGACTTCCCCCCACCACGGGCTGGGGCTCGATGTCGGACCTCTGGGGCTCGAGCGCGACCAACGTCTTCATGGTCGGCACGGGCGGCCGGATCTGGCAGTACAACGGCCAGGCCGTGACGGCCATGACCTCGGGGACGCAGCAGAACCTGAACGGCGTCTGGGGCACGAGCGCGAGCGAGGTCTACGCCACGGGCTATGCGGGAACCGTTCTCAAGTATAACGGCCAGGCCTGGGCGCCGGTCACGGTGGCCGGGGCGGGAACGGACGCGCTCTACGGGGTGTGGGGCACGGGGTCGCGGGACGTGTTCATCACCTCCGGGACGAAGATTCACCACTTCGACGGGACGTCCTGGAGCTCGGCCACCCTCAGCCCGGTACCCACGGGACTTCCGAACCGGATCTGGGGCTCGGGCTCGAACAACGTGTACGCCGGCGGGAACGCGGGCTGGCTCTTCCGCTATAACGGACAGACCTGGAGTCAGGTCATGTCGGGCACCACGCAGCAGATCAACGCCATCGTGGGCGGAGATGCCTCGAGCATCTACGCCTTCTGCAATGGCGGTATGATCCTCAAGCTGCCGGCGCCCGCGGCCCCGTAGGCATTCGAGTTCCTCCGCCGGCGGCTGCTCAGGGGCTGCACTCCAGCGTGAAGAACCAGAGCGCCGCCGGTTGGAAGTCGGTCTTGCTCTTCGGCGTCGGCGCGCCGTACCACAGGAAGGCGTAGCCGCCGTCGACGGGCAGGATGCGAAAGCGCTCGTCTACCGGATAGCCCGATTCGGGTCCTTCGAAGAGCGGTCGCAGGGCGCCCGTCGTCGAGCGGCGCGAGAGAGTGACCGGCATCGGGTGCTTCACGTCGATCCAGAAGAGATCGAGTCCGTCGGGCCCGAAGAAGAGATCCTGCACCGCCCCCTCGCCGATCGAGGTGTCGACCTCGGGGCCTCCCGCCGGGGCGAGGTGGAGCTTGACCGGCAACTTCTCCTCGGCGCGGTAGAGCACGGCCAGGTCTCGCCCATCCCAGGCGTGGCGGAAGCTGGTAACGCCGGGGAGCGCCAGGTCGCGCGTCCGCGTCGGGCTCCCGCGCGCGTCGAGCACTACCTGACGTAGCTGGCTCGGCTGGCGCTCCACCTGCCGAAACCAGGCCAGGCTGAAGCCCGCGTCGCGCGCGAGCAGATGGGACCGGCGAAAGTAGTCGCTCCCCGGCTCCGCGGGATGCACCGCCCAGCGCGCGCTGTCGAGCGGTGCGGTGGGGGGGGTGAAACTGCCGGTAGCCGGCAAGACGGCGAACCAGATCTCCTGCGCCCGGTAGAAGCAGGTCGGGCAGTCCGCGGGCTTCTCGAGCACGTCGGGCGCGGTCATCCAGGCCAGGCCCACCGTCGAGCCCGCGACGGCGAGCTTCGCCTCGCGTCCTCCGACGAGCGGGGTCGGGTCGCCCTGCGGTGTCCCCTGCGCGTCGAGCACCAACCGGTGGAACTTCCCGTCGCGTGCGTAGACCGCGACGTAACTCGCCCCGTTCCAGACCAGGCGCGGTGCCGTCGCGCCGAAGCCCGTCCCCGTCGTGACGCGCATCGCGCTCCCCTGCAAGACCCCCTGTCGCGAGAGCCGCTGGAAGTAGAGCTCGCTGCGGGTGTTCTCGCCGGGCAGCGTGTCCCGGTAGTCGCGCCAGAGGAGCCCGTACTCGACGCCCGTCCAGGCGAAGACCGGATCGTCGGCCCCCTTTGGGGGCTCGAGGAGTCGTCGCGGCGTCACGCCGTAGCGACAGGGACCCGAAGGAAGGCCGGCCTCGCCCGGCCCCGCCACGTCGACCGTCGGGCTCACTCCCGCGTCGCGCACGAGCGCCGGCCCGTCGGAACTCCCGCCATCTCCTGGCGCGCTCGCATCCCGCGTAGTGCAGGCCGCGCTCGTACTCACGACGAGCGAGAGAGCTCCGAGCACCCGGTATCGCTGCATCTGGTCCCCCCGGACGTGACGCCCTGGTCCGCGGTTAGAGGCCGGGGGCGCGGGGAATGTCGGATGGGGGCGATGGGGCGAAGCGCGCCGGGGGAGGGGGTATCGCTTCCGGCTCGGCGGCTCCTCCGCGCGGGGCGACCATTGGAACCAGGGATTTGGCCGCCCGGTGGGCGACGGAGTTGAAGCCCGTGGACAGGGCGAAGAAGACGGCGGCCATCAGGCCCAGGGTGACCGCGAGGATGCCAGCCCCGAGGAGCACGGTCTTCGAGCGGGAGGGCTCCCGTCCGAGAGAGAGGTCCGCGTCGAGCGCCCCCGATTCCGACTCCGAGGTCGAGTCCGACGAGGGTGCCCCTGCCGCGTGATCGGGCGTGCCCTGCTCTCCTTCGCCGGGGACGGCGGCGCCCGTGGCTGCCTTCAGGCGCGCCACCTCGGCCTCGAGCTCGGTGATGCGCCGGGCCGCGTCCTTCGGGTCGGGTTGCTCGGACATGCGGTCAGCATACGGGAGGCGCCGGCACGCGGCAACGCACAGCCCCGGACGCGCGGGTTGGCCGCCGCTGGCGGATCGTGCCACTAGCCAGGCTGGCTCCGCGGCCGGGAAGCCCTGCCGGCCGGCCGGACCGCCTGCCGTGCCTCCGGCCTGTGATGGTCAGAGATCCTGCGAAGTAAGCCGCGGGACGCCGCATCGCGTCGCTCGCCGAAGCCGGCGCCCGAGGCCCCGTGCCGCTGGAACGCGGCTTGCTTCAGACCCTGCCCACGGAGTCATTCATGGCCTGCGAACTCGCCCGACGAAGCCTTCCCTTTGCGCGCGCCCTCCTCGGCCCCCGGTCGAGACGGGCGCTCGGCCTGGCGGTGGCCCTCGGCTTCGGGGGTTCGCTCCTCCCCCTCGTCGCCGTCGCGGCGAAGAAAGGGCGGAACCAGGAGGAGGCCTCTCCCTCGGTCACCCTGCGGGGCCACGCGCCCGCCACGTTCCTGCGGCTCTTTCCGCTGAACGTGATCGGTGGGCAGGGCGGGCTCAACCCCGTTCCGAAGAAGACGGCGGTCTTTGCCCGCGGGTTTGGCACCAAGGGCACCGACGTCCTCAACGTGATGGTCTTCGTGCCCGAAGGGGCGGGGAGGTACTCCGTGGTCTTCCGCGAGCAGGCGCGCGTCCCCGTGGCGCTGCGACGTGGAGATCCGCAGCGGCCCGGCGGCACCTCCTTCGTCCTCTCGGAGTCCATGAGCGAGTCGCTCGAGGTGGCCAAGGGGCTGCGCATCGGCGCGAACCTGGTGCGCGGCGTCGCCGAGGAGCTCGGGCTGCGGCAGATGGCGAAGACGACGCTCAGCGACACCCAGCTCCGGCGCGTCTTCCGCAAGCTCTTTGGCGACCCGATTCTTCGGCTGTCGGACCTGGCGATCTCGCCCGACCGCTCGGCGGGGGTGACGACGGTCCTCGGGCTCGTGGCCAAGCACCCCCTCGACGTGGATCAGAACCTGCTGCGCGAGGCTCGCAGCGGCGAGCTGGCGGAGACCGGCGTGCGGAGCTTCCCCCGCGTGCCGCTCGAGCGCGCCATCCGCTACCTCCAGATGGGGCGACTCATCGACGGTCGCGTGGCCCTCGGCCTGCTCGCCTCGGTATCGAAGGCCGGCTTGACGGTTCCCGCGTCGCTCGCGTCCTGGCCGTCCGCCACTGAGCGGGCCGACCTCGCGCGAGACTTCGACCCCGAGCGCCGTCGCGGCACGAAGGCGACCGACTACACCCGCGTCGAGCTCGGGCCCTCCACGGACCCCGTCACCGGGGAAGCCGACACGGGGGACGGCCTGCGCATCGCATCCCGCTCCTTCACGGTCCGCACCAAGAACGGACGCGAGTCCCGGACCGACAAGTTCGAGCACAAGGCGGCGGTCGCGCCGGATCAGGTTTCCGAGCTACCCGTGCTGCGCGGACCCGACGGCCAGCTCTATGTCGGGCTCGTGCCCACGGTGAGCCCTGGAATGCTGGCTCGCACGCTTCAGTGGGTGGCGGAGGGGCTCGCCAACCCCGTCGGCAACGTGACCTCCGGCATACAGCTCCGGGGTATCGTGCGCGACGTGGCCGGCTACGCGAAGGTGCGGGGCGGCGCGGCGCGGGCTGACAAAGGCCAGCGCGGGAATCTCGGCGTGCGCCCCATCTATGAAGAGGCCATTCGCGGCGCGCATCGGACGCTCGCCGGCCTGGGCCTCGAGGCCACGCAGCGCACCTTCCAGCTCGGGAACTTCAACGCGAGCGTCGGAGAGAACGCCTTCCACATGAACCTCGTGGTGCGCGAGTTCGCGCTCCGGCCGGGGGTCTCGCTGGACCAGGTGGTCAAGCAGCGGCGCACGATCCGCTTCGTGCCGCTCCACGAGGCCGTGGCCTTCGGCCTGAAGAACCCCACCAAGGTGGATCAGATGACCCAGGTGCAGCTCCTGCTCCTCGCGCTCAAGGAGAAGGACGGCCGGGTCTTCCGCTTCCGCGCCGAGTAGGCGGTTCGCGCTACACGCTCCAGAGACCGTCCAGCTCGAGCTCGATGGCGTCGAAGGGGACCGCGCGGACCTTCGCGTCTCCCTGGTGCGCGGCGAGACGCAGCCAGCCGGTCTCCGCGCGCGTGTAGATTTCCAGCGTCTGAAGCTTCGGGTTCACCAGCCAGAGATGGCTCACGGCCTCGCGCGCGTAGATCTCCATCTTGGCCGCGCGGTCGATGGCCTCGGTGCTGGGCGAAAGAACCTCGCAGACCCAGTCGGGCGCGAGCGTCATTGCCGCCACGTCGGGGAGCGTGGGCACGCGCTCGCGCCGCCAGCCCGCGAGGTCGGGCACCAGCACGTCGGGACCGAGGTGCAATTCGGGCTCGAACAGAATAAGCCAACCCCCTGGCCCCCCACGGCCGCGGTCGAAGGGGCCGCCGAGGTCCGATCCCAGCACCGAGGAGGCGCGCGCGTGTCGGATCGCCGGCCGTGGAGACGCGACGAGCGCACCGTGGATGATCTCTCCGATCACGTTGTCCGGAAGGGCCTCCAGGTCCGCGTAGGTGGCCGGGCGGCTGGGCGGCGGAAGCGGAGCGGAGCGCATGCCTCCAGCATGCCTCGCAGAGGGGCTAGCAAGCAAGGCACCCTGCGGCGCATGGGGCCGCGCTACTTGCCCGAGAGGAAGATCCCCGCCACGGTGCCGGTCATCATCGTGGCGATGGCGCCGCCGAGCATGGCCTTCAGGCCGAGACGCGCGAGGTCGGCCCGGCGGTCGGGGGCCATGGCGCCGATGCCGCCGAGCTGGATCCCCACCGAGGCGAAATTCGCGAACCCGCAGAGCGCGTACGACGCGATGACCGCCGAGCGCTCGGAGAGCACGGCGCGTCCGCTGTCCAGAAGCTCGCCGAGGCGCACGTAGGCCACGACCTCGGTGAGCACGAGCTTCTCGCCGAGCAGGCGTCCGACGGCGCCGGCCTCGTCCCAGGGGATGCCGATGGCGAAGGCGAGCGGCTGAAAGAGCCAGCCGAGGAGCTGCTCGAGGCTCAGGCCGGCGAAGCCGAGCAGGTAGTTCACGAAGGCCACCATGGCCACGAAGGCGATGAGCATCCCGGCCACGTTGATCGCCAGCGTGACCCCCTCGGAGGCGCCGCGCGAGAGCGCCTCGATGAGGTTCGTGTCGGTGCGCGGGACCTCCACGTTCAGGTTCCCCACCGTTTCCGCGGGGAGGGTCTCGGGATAGAGCACCTTGGCGATGAGCAGCGAGGCCGGGGCGCTGATGATGCTGGAGATGAGCAGGTGCCCGGCGATCCCGGGCACGTTGTGCAGCAGGCCGACGTAGAGCGCGAGCACGCCGCCGGCGGTGTTGGCGAAGCCGCCCACCATCACGGCCATGAGCTCGCTCGGCGTCATCCGGCCGATGAAGGGGCGTACGAGGAGCGGCGCCTCGCTCTGGCCGAGGAAGATGTTGCCGGCGGCCGAGAGCGTCTCGGCCCCCGAGGTGTGCATGGTGTGGAGCATGGCCTTGGCCATCCAGCGGACCACGAACTGCATCACCCCGAGGTGGTAGAGCACGGCCATGAGCGCCGAGAAGAAGATGATCGAGGGCAGGATCCAGGTGGCGAAGGTCTTCGCGGTGGGGCTGATGCGACCGGCGAAGACCTCGGTGGCGAACGAGCGGCCGTCGGCGGAGTGCTCCACCTTGTGCGGATGGACCGACTGAAAGACGAAGTCGG
The sequence above is a segment of the Deltaproteobacteria bacterium genome. Coding sequences within it:
- a CDS encoding Uma2 family endonuclease, whose protein sequence is MRSAPLPPPSRPATYADLEALPDNVIGEIIHGALVASPRPAIRHARASSVLGSDLGGPFDRGRGGPGGWLILFEPELHLGPDVLVPDLAGWRRERVPTLPDVAAMTLAPDWVCEVLSPSTEAIDRAAKMEIYAREAVSHLWLVNPKLQTLEIYTRAETGWLRLAAHQGDAKVRAVPFDAIELELDGLWSV
- a CDS encoding NupC/NupG family nucleoside CNT transporter encodes the protein MDRVLSATGLLVLIATAWLMSNNRRRVDWRLVAWGVGLQLLFALLVLNPVAGDFFFGPMDRAIKKLLSFSEAGADFVFQSVHPHKVEHSADGRSFATEVFAGRISPTAKTFATWILPSIIFFSALMAVLYHLGVMQFVVRWMAKAMLHTMHTSGAETLSAAGNIFLGQSEAPLLVRPFIGRMTPSELMAVMVGGFANTAGGVLALYVGLLHNVPGIAGHLLISSIISAPASLLIAKVLYPETLPAETVGNLNVEVPRTDTNLIEALSRGASEGVTLAINVAGMLIAFVAMVAFVNYLLGFAGLSLEQLLGWLFQPLAFAIGIPWDEAGAVGRLLGEKLVLTEVVAYVRLGELLDSGRAVLSERSAVIASYALCGFANFASVGIQLGGIGAMAPDRRADLARLGLKAMLGGAIATMMTGTVAGIFLSGK